The following proteins are co-located in the Chryseobacterium scophthalmum genome:
- a CDS encoding alpha-ketoacid dehydrogenase subunit alpha/beta codes for MENTLHEKVSKDILLKAYNHMMLAKAMADIYEENRNVTKYVHSTSRGHEAIQLATAYQLKKEDWVSPYYRDESILLGIGFQPYQLMLQLLAKADDPFSGGRSYYSHPSSRDEDKPKIIHQSSATGMQTIPTAGVAQGIKYIQDFNLQQFENNPVVVCSLGDNSVTEGEVSEALQFAALHQLPIIFLVQDNEWGISVTKEEARTCDAYDFVAGFEGLGRMRVDGTNFVESFEVMKKAVDFVRAERKPLVVCAKTVLIGHHTSGVRREFYRDEEDLTKHRAKDPGEILRNQLLESGVDEELLKQITKKARLEAEEAFEKAQKAEDPKPETVMQHIFAPTPITEEVGTREPEGGEKIVMVDAAIHAIQEIMWKHPEALLYGQDVGERIGGVFRETVTLGKKFGSKRVFNTAIQEAYIIGSTTGMSAVGLKPIVEVQFADYIYPGINQLITEISKSSYLSQGKFPVSNIIRVPIGAYGGGGPYHSGSVESILANIKGIKIAYPSNAADFKGLLKAAYYDPNPVVMLEHKGLYWSKVPGTEDAKTIEPAEDYILPFGKGKIVIEADENQIKKGNTVVVITYGMGVYWAKEAVKNFGEKVEVIDLRTLIPLDEELVFERVKAHGKCIVLTEEQLNNSFAEAFAHRISKNCFKYLDAPVETMGSLDTPAVPINLVLEKEMLPNAEKLSAKIEEMLKY; via the coding sequence ATGGAAAATACACTTCACGAGAAAGTTTCAAAAGATATTTTGCTTAAAGCGTACAATCACATGATGCTTGCAAAAGCAATGGCAGATATTTATGAAGAGAACAGAAATGTTACCAAATATGTTCATAGCACATCAAGAGGTCATGAGGCTATTCAGTTGGCAACGGCTTACCAATTAAAAAAAGAAGACTGGGTTTCTCCTTATTACAGAGACGAAAGCATTCTTTTGGGAATAGGTTTTCAGCCTTACCAATTAATGTTACAATTATTAGCGAAAGCAGATGATCCTTTCTCTGGTGGTAGATCTTACTATTCTCATCCTTCTAGCAGAGATGAAGACAAACCAAAAATTATTCACCAAAGTTCAGCAACCGGAATGCAGACAATTCCTACAGCGGGAGTTGCTCAAGGAATAAAATATATTCAGGATTTTAATTTACAGCAATTTGAAAACAATCCCGTGGTTGTTTGTAGTCTTGGAGATAATTCTGTGACTGAAGGTGAAGTAAGTGAAGCGTTGCAATTTGCAGCTTTACACCAGCTTCCTATTATTTTCTTGGTTCAGGATAATGAATGGGGAATTTCGGTTACCAAAGAAGAAGCAAGAACTTGTGATGCCTATGATTTCGTAGCGGGGTTTGAAGGTTTGGGAAGAATGCGTGTTGACGGAACCAATTTCGTTGAAAGCTTCGAAGTAATGAAAAAAGCTGTAGATTTTGTAAGAGCAGAAAGAAAACCTTTGGTTGTTTGTGCAAAAACAGTTTTGATTGGTCATCACACTTCCGGAGTGAGAAGAGAATTCTATAGAGATGAAGAAGATTTAACGAAGCACAGAGCAAAAGATCCGGGAGAAATCCTGAGAAATCAATTGCTGGAATCTGGTGTTGATGAAGAATTATTAAAACAAATCACTAAAAAAGCTCGTCTTGAAGCTGAAGAAGCATTCGAAAAAGCTCAAAAAGCCGAAGATCCGAAGCCTGAAACAGTGATGCAACATATTTTCGCTCCGACTCCTATTACAGAAGAAGTTGGAACTCGTGAACCTGAAGGCGGAGAAAAAATCGTGATGGTAGATGCAGCTATTCATGCCATTCAGGAAATTATGTGGAAACATCCGGAAGCATTGTTGTACGGACAGGATGTTGGTGAAAGAATTGGTGGAGTTTTCCGTGAAACAGTAACTTTAGGAAAGAAATTCGGAAGCAAAAGAGTTTTCAATACAGCAATTCAGGAAGCTTACATCATTGGTTCTACAACCGGAATGAGCGCAGTTGGTTTGAAACCGATTGTTGAAGTACAGTTTGCTGATTATATTTATCCGGGAATCAATCAGTTGATCACGGAAATTTCAAAATCTAGTTATTTAAGTCAGGGTAAATTCCCTGTGAGCAATATCATCCGTGTTCCGATCGGAGCTTACGGCGGTGGCGGACCTTACCATAGCGGAAGTGTAGAAAGTATTTTAGCAAATATTAAAGGAATTAAAATCGCTTATCCAAGCAACGCAGCTGATTTCAAAGGTTTATTAAAAGCAGCTTATTACGACCCGAATCCTGTTGTAATGTTAGAGCATAAAGGATTATATTGGAGCAAAGTTCCAGGAACTGAAGATGCAAAAACGATTGAGCCTGCGGAAGACTATATTTTACCTTTTGGAAAAGGAAAAATCGTAATCGAAGCTGATGAAAATCAAATCAAAAAAGGAAATACTGTAGTGGTAATCACTTACGGAATGGGAGTTTATTGGGCTAAAGAAGCCGTAAAGAATTTTGGTGAAAAAGTGGAAGTAATTGACTTAAGAACCCTTATTCCTTTGGATGAAGAACTGGTTTTTGAAAGAGTAAAAGCACACGGAAAATGTATCGTTTTAACGGAAGAACAGCTGAACAACTCTTTCGCTGAAGCCTTTGCACACCGTATTTCTAAAAACTGCTTCAAATATCTTGATGCGCCTGTAGAAACGATGGGATCGCTTGATACTCCTGCAGTTCCAATCAATTTAGTTTTGGAAAAAGAAATGCTTCCAAATGCTGAAAAGCTAAGTGCAAAAATCGAAGAAATGCTGAAATATTAA
- a CDS encoding bestrophin family protein encodes MITTKYVNYRQVLNLSGFHLILIAVWCTLIAVLFHVFHWDWMIIPWVPVALIGTAEAFLVGFKNNQAYDRLWEARKIWGGIVNSSRSFASMVYAFDTNNENLGKFDIEDRKKKIVHRHIAWLYAFREQLLVPAEWEHIKVEEEHFKNIDHKRNRLIKAGFPDYGRTPIFLNKYLSEEEAELQNHYKNFATYLIAQQSKDVNELKNREAISEFNQIQLQDCLNEFYTLQGQAERIKKFPLPRQFASTAFVFNVIFIMLLPLGLVSEFAKLGDWGIWASIPFCITIGWIYIIMELVGDYSENPFEGLMFDIPMLAICRSIEVDLLQMGGDKDLPDAITSKNGVLV; translated from the coding sequence ATGATCACTACAAAATACGTCAATTACAGGCAGGTTCTTAACTTATCAGGATTCCACTTAATTTTAATTGCTGTTTGGTGTACTTTGATTGCTGTACTTTTTCACGTTTTTCATTGGGACTGGATGATTATTCCCTGGGTTCCGGTTGCTTTGATTGGTACAGCAGAAGCGTTTTTGGTCGGTTTTAAAAATAATCAGGCATACGACAGGTTGTGGGAAGCCCGAAAAATTTGGGGCGGAATTGTCAATTCAAGCCGTTCGTTTGCTTCTATGGTTTATGCTTTTGATACCAACAATGAAAATTTAGGAAAGTTTGATATAGAAGACCGCAAGAAAAAAATTGTTCACCGTCATATTGCATGGCTGTATGCTTTTCGTGAACAGCTTTTGGTTCCAGCTGAATGGGAGCATATTAAAGTAGAAGAAGAGCATTTTAAAAATATCGATCACAAACGAAATCGTTTGATAAAAGCAGGTTTTCCGGACTATGGAAGAACTCCTATTTTCCTCAATAAATATTTATCTGAAGAAGAAGCTGAGCTACAAAATCATTATAAAAACTTTGCAACTTACCTTATTGCTCAGCAATCGAAAGATGTGAATGAGCTGAAAAATAGGGAAGCCATTTCAGAATTCAACCAAATACAGTTACAAGATTGCCTTAATGAATTTTATACTTTGCAGGGACAAGCCGAGAGAATTAAAAAATTCCCTTTACCTAGACAGTTTGCGAGTACCGCTTTTGTTTTTAACGTCATCTTTATTATGCTGCTTCCTTTAGGTTTGGTGAGCGAATTTGCCAAGCTTGGAGATTGGGGAATTTGGGCTTCTATTCCTTTCTGTATTACGATTGGCTGGATTTATATTATTATGGAATTGGTGGGTGATTATTCTGAAAACCCCTTCGAAGGTTTGATGTTTGATATTCCTATGCTTGCAATTTGCCGAAGTATAGAGGTTGACCTTTTACAAATGGGAGGTGACAAAGATTTACCAGATGCAATCACTTCTAAAAACGGAGTTTTAGTTTAA
- a CDS encoding S8 family peptidase, with protein MSAQSNDALKRDFERQNRENNAKFDSYVAKRYGADKSPEILKEIEEQRSTLSGFDPSGKPYFLQAEDMDQIKNSNSDFLQNGTITGLTGSFNGENIKFTIFDGGRVFGGHAFFDNLPGRITSKEATTMNYSGHATSVAGFIGARAHTQTLTINGSPRSINFQGIAKNSTMDSYAFRNSVLPGNTATSTVFQKIIAAQPKISNHSYGTNTGWSIETVSGAAALVWNGAFTSPNQSADLQGTYFSSDQNYDQIVYSNPSYIIVKSSGNYFGTGPDLPGGNNAPKYYSDANNNLVAFAATDTLPLTNCSFGYDCISNGSLAKNIIVVGATDIITANNGRYVTASNVIHSDYSSAGPRDDGGIKPDITAVGTSVGSASTAEDTVGSNSLTVGDGTSYSAPVVTGIIGLWTQINKQLFNNNELNAASAKTLMIHSAAEAGNVGPDPLFGWGFIDSKKGAELLVGKSNNTVIFTDETLASGVANSKTIKASGTEPLKVTVSWIDPAFVLPANLTWAQAYNNRSSRLINDLDVRIIDTTTNTVYQPWKLDANSPMTPATKADNTVDNVEQVVLDNPVAGRTYRIEVTNKGTLVNSAGTAAPQNYSIIVTGFNEVLGTKDVANSTNGIVIAPTLTKDVVNILKAPKKSSYTVYDLSGKKLQNGVINSAQETISLSSYTNGIYIIEVKTDKDVISKKVIKE; from the coding sequence ATGAGCGCGCAAAGTAACGATGCGCTAAAGAGGGATTTTGAAAGACAGAATAGAGAGAACAATGCTAAATTTGACTCTTATGTTGCAAAACGTTATGGAGCAGATAAATCTCCAGAAATTTTAAAAGAAATAGAAGAACAAAGAAGTACTTTATCTGGTTTTGATCCAAGTGGAAAACCATATTTTCTACAAGCCGAAGATATGGATCAAATTAAAAATTCTAATTCTGATTTTCTTCAAAACGGAACAATTACTGGATTAACCGGTTCATTTAATGGTGAAAACATCAAGTTTACAATTTTTGACGGAGGTAGAGTATTTGGAGGACATGCATTTTTTGACAACCTTCCTGGCAGAATCACGAGTAAAGAAGCTACCACAATGAATTATAGTGGGCACGCAACTTCAGTAGCTGGATTTATTGGAGCAAGAGCGCATACACAAACATTAACAATTAATGGTTCACCGAGAAGTATAAACTTCCAGGGTATTGCTAAAAACTCTACTATGGATTCTTATGCATTTAGAAATAGTGTTTTACCTGGAAATACTGCTACAAGTACAGTTTTCCAAAAAATTATTGCTGCACAACCGAAAATTTCTAACCACTCTTACGGAACAAATACAGGATGGAGCATAGAAACTGTTTCTGGTGCTGCTGCATTGGTATGGAATGGAGCTTTTACAAGCCCTAATCAATCAGCTGACCTTCAGGGAACATATTTTTCTAGTGATCAAAATTATGACCAGATTGTTTATAGTAACCCTTCCTACATTATCGTAAAATCATCTGGAAACTATTTTGGTACCGGCCCTGATTTACCTGGGGGAAATAACGCGCCAAAATATTACTCTGATGCTAATAATAACTTAGTTGCATTTGCTGCTACTGATACTTTACCTCTTACAAATTGCTCTTTCGGATACGACTGTATTAGTAATGGATCATTAGCCAAAAATATAATTGTTGTAGGTGCTACAGATATTATAACAGCAAACAACGGAAGGTATGTTACTGCAAGCAATGTTATCCATTCTGATTACAGTAGTGCTGGTCCTAGAGATGACGGTGGTATAAAGCCAGATATAACTGCAGTTGGAACTTCAGTTGGAAGTGCATCAACAGCAGAAGATACAGTAGGAAGTAACAGCTTAACTGTTGGTGATGGTACATCATATTCAGCACCTGTAGTTACTGGTATTATTGGTTTATGGACACAAATCAACAAACAATTATTTAACAATAATGAATTAAATGCTGCTTCAGCAAAAACATTAATGATACATTCTGCAGCTGAAGCTGGGAATGTAGGACCAGATCCATTATTTGGATGGGGATTCATTGATAGCAAAAAAGGAGCAGAGCTATTAGTCGGAAAATCAAACAATACTGTAATTTTCACTGATGAAACATTAGCAAGTGGGGTTGCTAACAGCAAGACAATTAAAGCATCCGGAACAGAACCTCTTAAAGTAACTGTTTCTTGGATTGATCCTGCATTTGTTTTACCTGCTAACCTAACATGGGCACAAGCTTACAACAACAGATCTTCAAGGCTAATAAACGATTTAGATGTAAGAATTATTGATACTACAACTAATACTGTATATCAACCTTGGAAATTAGATGCAAACAGCCCAATGACACCAGCAACAAAAGCTGATAATACTGTAGATAACGTAGAACAAGTAGTTTTAGATAATCCAGTTGCGGGTAGAACTTATAGAATAGAAGTAACTAATAAAGGAACATTGGTGAATAGTGCGGGTACAGCTGCTCCTCAAAACTATTCTATAATCGTTACAGGATTCAATGAGGTTTTAGGAACAAAAGATGTTGCAAATTCAACAAACGGAATTGTTATTGCACCAACTCTTACAAAAGATGTTGTAAACATCTTAAAAGCACCTAAAAAATCTAGTTACACAGTATATGATTTATCTGGCAAGAAATTACAAAATGGAGTAATCAATAGCGCTCAAGAAACAATTAGTTTATCTTCTTACACCAATGGTATCTATATCATTGAAGTAAAAACTGATAAAGACGTTATTTCTAAGAAAGTTATCAAAGAATAA